A stretch of the Mycolicibacterium celeriflavum genome encodes the following:
- a CDS encoding YraN family protein, with product MTSLTRAEIGALGEQLAVDHLRSLGLRVLGRNWRCRYGELDVIAVDDTARIVVFVEVKTRTSDQFGGVAQAVTPQKVRRLRRLAGLWLAAQDTGWSQVRIDVVGVRIGRRRTPEITHLQGVG from the coding sequence ATGACTTCACTGACCCGCGCCGAGATCGGCGCGCTGGGAGAGCAACTCGCGGTCGATCACCTGCGCTCACTGGGGCTGCGGGTGCTGGGCCGCAACTGGCGGTGCCGGTATGGCGAGCTGGATGTAATCGCAGTCGACGACACGGCCCGCATCGTGGTGTTCGTCGAGGTGAAGACCCGCACGAGCGATCAGTTCGGCGGCGTCGCGCAGGCCGTCACCCCGCAGAAAGTGCGCCGGTTGCGGCGGCTCGCCGGGTTGTGGCTGGCGGCCCAGGACACCGGATGGTCGCAGGTGCGCATCGACGTCGTCGGGGTGCGGATCGGCCGGCGCCGCACACCGGAAATCACCCATCTCCAAGGGGTGGGGTAG
- a CDS encoding iron ABC transporter substrate-binding protein: MRLQWRRIAAVLSALAVAAAATSCSDSGDTDELLVYNAQHESLTNEWIDAFTEETGIKVTYRQGGDTELGNQLVAEGEASPADVFLTENSPAMAAVERAGLFADLESETLEQVPPQYRPPTGKWTGVAARSTVFVYNTDRLQPDRLPKSLLDLQQPEWKDRWGAPPSKADFQAIVSALLELKGEAATAQWLAAMKTNAKLYNDNIATLKAVNAGQVDGGVIYHYYWFRDQSKTKEMSGNTALHYFKNEDPGAFVSLSGGGVLASSDKMDQAQRFIRFITGKAGQEVLEKGTSFEYPVGSGVPANPALPPLDTLQAPNVDPSKLDAQKVTDLMTKAGLL; this comes from the coding sequence ATGCGACTACAGTGGAGGCGGATCGCCGCAGTCCTCTCGGCCCTCGCCGTGGCGGCCGCGGCCACCTCGTGCTCGGATTCGGGCGACACCGACGAACTGCTGGTTTACAACGCCCAGCACGAGTCGTTGACCAACGAGTGGATCGACGCCTTCACCGAGGAAACCGGAATCAAGGTCACCTACCGCCAGGGCGGTGACACCGAGCTCGGCAATCAGCTTGTGGCCGAAGGGGAAGCCTCGCCGGCCGACGTGTTCTTGACCGAGAACTCGCCGGCGATGGCGGCCGTCGAGCGCGCCGGCCTGTTCGCTGACCTCGAATCCGAGACTCTCGAACAGGTTCCGCCGCAGTACCGTCCGCCGACCGGCAAGTGGACCGGGGTGGCCGCACGCAGCACCGTGTTCGTCTACAACACGGACAGGTTGCAGCCCGATCGACTGCCGAAGTCGCTGCTGGACCTGCAGCAGCCCGAATGGAAGGACCGATGGGGCGCGCCGCCCTCCAAGGCGGACTTTCAGGCGATCGTCTCGGCACTGCTCGAGTTGAAGGGTGAAGCCGCAACCGCGCAGTGGCTGGCCGCGATGAAAACCAACGCAAAGCTGTACAACGACAACATCGCCACCCTCAAGGCCGTCAACGCCGGCCAGGTCGACGGCGGTGTGATCTACCACTACTACTGGTTCCGTGACCAGTCCAAAACCAAGGAGATGAGCGGCAATACCGCGCTGCACTACTTCAAGAACGAAGATCCCGGCGCGTTCGTCAGCCTGTCCGGAGGCGGGGTACTGGCCTCCAGCGACAAGATGGACCAGGCCCAGCGGTTCATCCGGTTCATCACCGGCAAGGCGGGTCAGGAGGTGCTCGAGAAGGGCACCTCGTTCGAATACCCCGTGGGCAGCGGTGTACCGGCGAATCCCGCTCTGCCGCCGCTGGACACGCTGCAGGCGCCCAATGTCGATCCGTCGAAGTTGGATGCGCAGAAGGTGACCGACCTGATGACGAAGGCTGGCTTGCTGTAG
- a CDS encoding DUF1206 domain-containing protein: MTDKSLHGVADRATDSDAFEYTARAGFAISGVLHLLIGYLILRIALGSGGNADQSGALATLAQQTGGAVLLWVVTAGLLALGLWRIAEAVVGARPGEGSGPHNDDTPAWKRAKSLGLAAVNVAIAISAARFATGSGQQSSQQNAGLSAQIMQSGWGKAVLVAVGLGLIAVGGYHVYKGATKKFRKDLRVSGGTGVTAVGVTGYVAKGLVLAGAGLLVIVATLQADPAKAGGLDAAVKTLGQAPFGRILLVLAAVGIAAFGAYNFVRARHGRM, from the coding sequence ATGACCGACAAGTCGTTACACGGTGTTGCCGACCGAGCCACCGACAGTGATGCGTTCGAATACACCGCGCGTGCCGGTTTCGCGATCAGCGGCGTGCTGCATTTGCTCATCGGCTATCTGATTCTGCGAATCGCATTGGGCTCTGGCGGCAACGCCGACCAGTCCGGGGCGCTGGCGACGCTGGCACAACAGACCGGCGGCGCCGTGCTGTTGTGGGTGGTCACCGCCGGACTGCTGGCGCTCGGCCTGTGGCGGATCGCCGAAGCGGTCGTGGGCGCCAGACCCGGAGAGGGGTCCGGACCGCACAACGACGACACCCCGGCGTGGAAGCGGGCGAAATCGCTCGGCCTCGCCGCGGTCAACGTCGCCATCGCAATCTCAGCAGCGCGCTTCGCCACCGGCAGTGGACAGCAGAGCAGTCAGCAGAACGCCGGGCTCAGCGCACAGATAATGCAGTCCGGATGGGGCAAGGCCGTGCTGGTCGCGGTGGGCCTGGGGTTGATCGCCGTCGGCGGCTATCACGTCTACAAGGGCGCGACAAAGAAGTTCCGCAAAGACCTGCGCGTCTCCGGTGGCACCGGCGTCACCGCTGTCGGGGTCACGGGCTATGTGGCCAAAGGTCTGGTCCTCGCCGGCGCCGGGTTGCTCGTGATCGTGGCCACACTGCAAGCCGATCCCGCCAAGGCGGGCGGGCTCGACGCGGCGGTCAAGACGCTGGGGCAGGCGCCGTTCGGCAGGATCCTTCTCGTGCTCGCGGCCGTCGGTATCGCGGCGTTCGGCGCCTACAACTTCGTGCGGGCTCGGCACGGGAGGATGTAG
- a CDS encoding ABC transporter ATP-binding protein: MTILQTRGLAKSFHGHTVLDHIDLDLREGTVTAVVGASGCGKTTLLRLIAGFENPDAGTVTIAGRQVASPAAAVAPHRRAVGYVAQDGALFPHLTVGQNIAYGLTGSLRRADVRNRVTELLETVSLDPSYAARRPDQLSGGQQQRVALARALARKPVVMLLDEPFTALDTGLRASTRKAVARLLTDAGVTTLLVTHDQEEALSIADQVAVMRDGRFTQVGPPQQVYREPNDHFTAVFLGDCISLPCTISDGVADCALGRIPVRGGEPSTAGPATLLLRPEQVVATVVSDIERHEGVATVLAVEFLGHDVLLTVDPAGNADPFIVRQHSLDPPPVDAKVHIEVIGSGVAL, encoded by the coding sequence ATGACCATCCTGCAAACCCGCGGACTGGCCAAGTCGTTCCACGGCCACACCGTGCTGGACCACATCGACCTCGATCTGCGCGAGGGCACCGTCACCGCGGTCGTCGGAGCATCGGGCTGCGGCAAGACCACGCTGCTGCGGTTGATCGCCGGCTTCGAGAATCCCGACGCCGGCACGGTCACCATTGCCGGGCGGCAGGTGGCCAGTCCCGCGGCTGCGGTCGCGCCGCATCGCCGTGCGGTCGGCTACGTCGCGCAGGACGGCGCGCTGTTCCCCCACCTGACGGTCGGCCAGAACATCGCGTACGGCCTGACCGGCTCACTGCGTCGCGCCGACGTCCGCAACCGGGTAACCGAACTGCTCGAAACGGTTTCGCTCGACCCCTCCTACGCCGCGCGCCGACCCGATCAACTATCGGGTGGACAGCAGCAGCGCGTCGCGCTGGCCCGGGCGCTGGCCCGCAAACCGGTGGTGATGTTGCTCGACGAACCGTTCACCGCACTCGACACCGGTTTACGCGCGTCCACCCGAAAGGCTGTAGCGCGCCTGCTCACCGACGCCGGCGTCACCACACTGCTGGTCACCCACGACCAAGAGGAGGCGCTGTCCATCGCCGACCAGGTCGCGGTGATGCGCGACGGGCGGTTCACCCAGGTCGGTCCGCCACAGCAGGTGTACCGCGAGCCCAACGACCATTTCACCGCCGTCTTTCTCGGCGACTGCATCTCACTGCCCTGCACCATCAGTGACGGCGTCGCCGATTGTGCGCTCGGTCGCATCCCCGTACGCGGCGGCGAACCAAGCACCGCCGGTCCCGCCACTCTGCTGTTGCGACCTGAACAGGTTGTCGCAACGGTGGTTTCGGATATCGAGCGACACGAAGGAGTCGCGACCGTCCTGGCCGTCGAGTTCCTCGGCCACGACGTGCTGCTGACCGTCGACCCCGCCGGAAACGCGGACCCGTTCATCGTGCGCCAGCACAGTCTCGATCCGCCCCCTGTCGACGCGAAGGTGCACATCGAGGTCATCGGCAGCGGAGTTGCGCTGTGA
- a CDS encoding phage tail tape measure protein encodes MAEISIDVKAALDRRAAALAARQLSNEFQDAGQTAGQQFRRQLEQPLRNIDASDPARRAARDFADAGTDAGRRFSSNAAAGLRNGDFDRAGREAARDFQRSFERIAKPTVDIDARSSAASAGDDAADSFLGGFAGAGAMSKLAGKGGPIAMAIIGGVTAAIKVVGPQMQAAMSKELAVDLTQARLGINAESMANVATAAGKAWSQNFGASVEENLGTATAAIQSGLVLPNADVGTLQKTIEQLTSVSTILGEDIPAVARSASQMIKTGMATDVTNAFDLITAGQQRGLNVSQDFLDTINEYSTEFRSLGLTGAEAFGLMTQAIQGGARDTDIAADALKEFSIRAVDGSKTTTDAFTALGLNADDMARRFGEGGRASAEAFDLVVDKIRAIQDPVEQSRVAVQLFGTQAEDLKGAMSRFDLSTAVNAFGQVEGASKRAADTAVSNSLNEWQTAGRNIQSVIASIRDSLNMDQWFEDIPRAINDIFDSVPKRTRGAPGVPGVPSTSEDGGPAIQPSTPVAPSQQRNPLDVFAPVPRAEGGIFGTLPTSAVIQPATEGLVQWAEPSTGGEAFIPLNGGQRSLAIWAETGRRLGVRGFDQGGITGPYSPYGPATALESLARSSSGGQYDWGASDLVKGLSDCSGAVSDLVELLIKGETDPSRLFTTHTAGQVLQSLGATRGYVPGNLNIGINPQHMAATLPSGVNFESGGGTGQGATYGGAAVGALDPQFSEHWSLPVPGGLTDGAVPVYLQGVDHAAFADSATGAATSAQPVQQQIGAPIDSDFGFSQGMPGVFSNIFKVLANTAMAPAIGALTGATNVFGTAGPGSGLLGMLSPRQSMFGTLPSITGYLPGGTTPTAPYSSGAPTTPPSSYTPGFGATPMGIPGASPMGAPFGTPASGMGLGPAPGPVPGTPGMAPATQPFGPTGPTGTASTPVMGRAYAEGKPAQEGFGLSGGGLIGLAQSLPGAAMSAAGGMFPGGGAAGAVAGQGAQIAIDEINRAVQAGAELTAIGVEALAETFLPVESQLADPARGWAGRILGGIAGVKPVAPNLAGSLTDALQGNGDKPLSAEQVAAKEAQQAHQGNGQPPGPPQVNVNIDNSKVPDLASDVSHHTQAMNAQPGAR; translated from the coding sequence TTGGCTGAAATCAGCATCGACGTAAAGGCCGCACTGGACCGCCGTGCCGCGGCCCTTGCGGCCCGCCAACTCTCCAACGAGTTTCAGGATGCGGGGCAAACCGCTGGGCAGCAGTTCCGCCGCCAGCTGGAGCAACCGCTAAGGAACATCGACGCTTCCGATCCGGCACGACGAGCCGCGCGCGACTTCGCCGACGCAGGCACCGATGCCGGGCGGCGGTTCAGCTCCAACGCCGCTGCGGGGTTGCGCAATGGTGATTTCGACCGCGCCGGCCGTGAGGCTGCCCGCGATTTTCAGAGGTCCTTTGAGCGGATCGCGAAACCCACTGTCGACATCGACGCACGGTCATCCGCCGCGAGCGCTGGTGATGACGCCGCGGATAGCTTTCTCGGCGGATTCGCCGGGGCGGGCGCCATGTCGAAGCTCGCCGGTAAAGGCGGGCCAATCGCGATGGCGATCATCGGGGGCGTGACGGCTGCTATCAAAGTCGTTGGGCCGCAGATGCAGGCGGCCATGTCTAAGGAACTTGCGGTTGACCTGACCCAGGCCCGCTTGGGTATCAACGCCGAATCGATGGCGAATGTTGCCACCGCCGCGGGTAAGGCGTGGTCGCAGAATTTTGGCGCGAGCGTCGAGGAGAACCTTGGCACCGCCACGGCGGCAATTCAATCGGGCTTGGTGCTGCCCAACGCCGATGTTGGCACGCTGCAGAAGACCATCGAACAACTCACGTCGGTGAGCACGATTCTCGGTGAGGATATCCCCGCGGTGGCGCGCTCGGCATCGCAGATGATCAAAACGGGGATGGCCACCGACGTGACCAACGCTTTCGATCTGATCACCGCGGGCCAGCAGCGCGGCCTGAACGTCAGTCAAGATTTTTTGGACACGATCAACGAGTATTCGACTGAGTTTCGCTCGCTCGGATTGACCGGCGCCGAGGCGTTCGGCTTGATGACTCAGGCCATTCAAGGCGGTGCCCGCGACACCGACATCGCCGCCGATGCCCTTAAAGAGTTCTCGATCAGGGCCGTCGATGGCAGCAAGACGACGACCGACGCCTTTACCGCTCTCGGCCTGAACGCCGACGATATGGCCCGTAGGTTCGGCGAAGGCGGCAGAGCATCGGCCGAGGCCTTTGATCTAGTCGTCGACAAAATCCGAGCGATTCAGGACCCCGTTGAGCAGTCACGGGTCGCGGTGCAACTCTTCGGAACTCAGGCCGAGGACTTGAAGGGGGCGATGTCCCGATTCGACTTGTCCACCGCCGTAAACGCATTCGGCCAAGTCGAAGGTGCCTCCAAGCGGGCCGCTGACACAGCGGTCAGCAACTCTCTTAACGAATGGCAGACCGCCGGGCGGAATATTCAAAGCGTCATCGCCAGCATTCGCGACAGCTTGAATATGGATCAGTGGTTCGAGGACATCCCCCGCGCCATCAATGACATTTTCGATTCCGTGCCGAAACGGACACGGGGCGCACCCGGTGTCCCCGGGGTGCCGTCGACCTCGGAGGACGGCGGGCCGGCGATTCAGCCGTCTACGCCGGTAGCGCCGTCGCAACAACGAAACCCGCTTGACGTCTTCGCGCCTGTACCCCGCGCCGAGGGCGGCATCTTCGGCACTCTGCCGACTTCCGCGGTGATCCAGCCGGCAACCGAGGGTTTGGTGCAGTGGGCCGAACCGTCAACGGGCGGTGAGGCCTTCATTCCCCTTAACGGCGGGCAACGCTCCCTGGCGATCTGGGCTGAGACGGGTAGACGCTTGGGCGTCCGTGGATTCGACCAGGGCGGTATCACCGGCCCGTACTCACCCTATGGTCCCGCAACAGCGCTCGAATCGCTGGCGCGGTCCAGCAGCGGCGGTCAGTACGACTGGGGCGCGTCCGATCTGGTCAAGGGACTCAGTGACTGTTCGGGCGCGGTCAGCGACTTGGTTGAGCTGCTGATCAAGGGCGAGACCGACCCGAGTCGACTGTTCACCACCCACACGGCAGGCCAGGTCCTCCAATCGCTCGGCGCAACCCGCGGTTACGTTCCCGGCAACCTGAATATCGGTATCAATCCGCAGCACATGGCCGCCACCCTGCCGAGCGGGGTCAACTTTGAATCGGGCGGCGGGACAGGGCAAGGCGCAACCTACGGCGGCGCCGCTGTTGGTGCGCTTGATCCGCAGTTCAGCGAACATTGGAGCCTGCCCGTACCTGGTGGGCTCACGGACGGCGCCGTGCCTGTCTATCTGCAAGGTGTGGATCACGCGGCCTTCGCTGACTCTGCAACCGGTGCCGCGACCAGCGCGCAGCCTGTGCAGCAGCAGATCGGCGCACCGATAGACTCCGATTTCGGTTTCTCGCAAGGAATGCCGGGCGTCTTCTCAAACATCTTCAAGGTGCTTGCGAATACGGCGATGGCCCCCGCGATTGGCGCATTGACCGGCGCGACAAACGTATTCGGCACCGCTGGGCCGGGTTCCGGTCTGTTGGGCATGCTTTCGCCGCGCCAGAGCATGTTCGGTACTCTTCCGAGCATCACGGGTTATCTTCCCGGCGGGACGACGCCGACCGCACCGTACTCGTCGGGTGCACCGACCACGCCGCCCTCCAGCTACACACCGGGCTTCGGTGCCACACCGATGGGTATCCCCGGCGCTTCGCCGATGGGTGCGCCGTTCGGTACTCCCGCCTCGGGTATGGGATTAGGTCCAGCGCCCGGTCCCGTTCCCGGTACCCCTGGTATGGCGCCGGCGACACAGCCGTTCGGCCCAACCGGTCCCACCGGCACCGCCTCAACACCCGTGATGGGTCGCGCTTACGCGGAGGGCAAGCCCGCGCAGGAGGGTTTTGGTCTGAGTGGTGGTGGCTTGATCGGCCTTGCCCAGTCATTGCCCGGTGCGGCCATGAGTGCAGCGGGAGGCATGTTCCCCGGTGGCGGTGCAGCGGGTGCTGTTGCGGGACAAGGGGCTCAGATCGCCATTGACGAGATTAATAGGGCCGTCCAAGCCGGTGCTGAACTCACCGCAATCGGTGTCGAAGCACTCGCCGAGACGTTCCTACCCGTGGAATCCCAATTGGCCGACCCGGCTCGTGGATGGGCCGGCCGGATTCTCGGCGGCATCGCGGGCGTCAAGCCCGTTGCTCCAAATCTCGCAGGCAGCTTGACAGATGCCTTGCAGGGCAACGGCGATAAGCCGTTGAGCGCCGAGCAGGTCGCCGCGAAAGAGGCTCAGCAGGCGCACCAAGGCAACGGTCAGCCGCCGGGACCGCCGCAGGTCAATGTCAACATCGACAATTCGAAGGTCCCCGACCTCGCTAGTGATGTCTCGCACCATACGCAGGCGATGAATGCCCAGCCGGGGGCGCGATGA
- a CDS encoding ABC transporter permease has protein sequence MVAAAPPVPPPAAPVSRSDKTVRPGPLVSVTVAVLVAATFIPLGYVAWAAVSVGWTRAYELIVRPHVGELLVNTIALVCITVPLCVVIGVGVAWLVERTDVPGRALWRPLFVAPLAIPAFVNSYAWVGVIPSLHGLWAGVLVTTLSYFPFMYLPAAATLRRLDPALEESARALGSGSAGVFFRVVLPQLRLAILGGALLVGVHLLAEFGAFAMVRFDTFTVAIFQQFQATFDGAAGSMLAGVLVLLCLALLTAEAAARGSARLARTGSGAPRAAVPIDLRHSRIPALAVLLAVAVLAIGVPVWTILRWLWLGGAEVWIVDEIVTALGQTIGLASAAAVLTTVLAFPIAWVAVRSSGFLARAVEGANYVTSSLPGIVTALALVTVTIHFARPLYQSVALIVFAYVLLFMPRALVNVRAGLAQVPTSLEEASRSLGRSPTATFLRVTLRLTAPAAAAGASLVFVAVATELTATLLLAPTGTRTLSMLFWSFSSELDYAAAAPYALALVVLAIPVTLLLYRQSTKAAAL, from the coding sequence GTGGTCGCCGCCGCCCCGCCCGTTCCACCTCCCGCGGCCCCGGTCTCGCGGTCCGACAAGACGGTCCGCCCAGGTCCCCTGGTTTCGGTGACCGTCGCCGTTCTGGTCGCGGCGACCTTCATACCGCTGGGATACGTGGCGTGGGCGGCAGTTTCGGTCGGATGGACGCGGGCCTATGAACTGATCGTGCGGCCGCACGTCGGCGAACTGCTCGTCAACACGATCGCACTGGTCTGCATCACCGTTCCGCTGTGCGTGGTGATCGGCGTCGGGGTTGCTTGGCTGGTGGAACGGACAGATGTACCCGGCAGGGCGCTATGGCGACCGTTGTTCGTTGCACCGCTTGCCATTCCGGCGTTCGTCAACAGCTACGCCTGGGTCGGCGTCATACCGTCGTTGCACGGGTTGTGGGCCGGAGTGCTGGTCACCACGTTGTCCTACTTCCCGTTCATGTACCTGCCGGCAGCTGCGACGTTGCGCAGGCTCGATCCGGCCCTCGAAGAGTCGGCGCGGGCGTTGGGATCGGGCTCGGCCGGGGTGTTCTTCCGGGTTGTGCTGCCGCAGTTGCGATTGGCGATCCTGGGTGGCGCACTGCTGGTCGGTGTGCACCTGCTCGCGGAGTTCGGCGCGTTCGCGATGGTGCGCTTCGATACGTTCACCGTCGCGATCTTCCAGCAGTTCCAGGCCACCTTCGACGGCGCGGCGGGCAGCATGCTCGCCGGCGTGCTCGTCCTGTTGTGTCTGGCGTTGCTCACGGCCGAGGCCGCGGCTCGAGGCAGCGCCCGCCTCGCCCGGACCGGGTCTGGCGCCCCGCGCGCTGCGGTGCCGATCGATCTGCGCCACAGCAGAATTCCAGCTCTCGCAGTGTTGCTGGCGGTGGCGGTGCTCGCCATCGGCGTTCCGGTGTGGACGATCCTGCGCTGGCTGTGGCTCGGCGGTGCCGAGGTGTGGATCGTCGACGAAATCGTGACCGCGCTCGGGCAAACCATCGGGTTGGCATCCGCTGCAGCGGTGCTGACGACCGTGCTCGCGTTCCCAATCGCATGGGTGGCAGTGCGCTCCAGCGGTTTTCTCGCGCGCGCCGTCGAAGGCGCCAACTACGTCACCAGTTCTCTACCGGGCATCGTCACCGCCCTCGCGCTGGTGACCGTCACCATCCACTTCGCCCGTCCGCTCTATCAGAGCGTGGCGCTGATCGTGTTCGCCTATGTTCTGCTGTTCATGCCGCGTGCACTGGTCAATGTCCGTGCCGGCCTCGCTCAGGTACCCACGAGCCTCGAGGAGGCGTCCCGGTCACTGGGCAGGTCACCGACCGCAACGTTCCTGCGGGTTACGCTACGCCTGACAGCGCCCGCCGCGGCGGCCGGAGCCTCGCTGGTATTCGTCGCCGTGGCAACGGAATTGACCGCGACGCTGCTGCTCGCGCCGACCGGCACCCGCACGTTGTCGATGTTGTTCTGGTCGTTCTCCAGCGAACTGGACTACGCCGCGGCCGCGCCGTACGCGCTGGCGTTGGTGGTTCTCGCGATACCGGTCACGCTGCTGCTGTACCGCCAGTCGACGAAGGCGGCGGCGCTATGA
- a CDS encoding recombinase family protein, with amino-acid sequence MRVAVYLRQSQDRQGDQLGIDRQRQDCQRLITARGWSIAAEFVDNDVSATSRKPRPQFDAMMRRVDEGDFDVIVARHMDRLLRRVSELESVLERCERHKTYIVTAADSVDTSTDAGRLVARILSSVAQGEVERKGARQRSAVQQAAEQGRWVGGRRAFGYEPDGVTVRENEAALIRQGYAAVLAGDSLAEIARCWDAAGFITTQGGPWQRQAVKDVLTNPRNAGMRRHRPQEDRRAIRQNPELGITGRAKWPAIVDETTWRAAVRILCDPSRRRPNGAKRLLTGVAVCGVCEAPVHGGAAARPGTATYRCTSGRHVSRMADPVDEYVTEVTLDRLTQPDAAQLWTPELADAKALMAEADTLRRRRSDIDQDYADGILSPARFRAMNGRVASRLADVEAQIATAGQSSPLAIVAAENVRATWATLSNAQRRGIIASLMTPVLHLPGRGTRTFRPETVEIRWRVPV; translated from the coding sequence ATGCGTGTCGCTGTCTACCTCCGACAAAGCCAGGACCGACAAGGCGACCAGCTCGGTATCGACCGCCAGCGGCAGGATTGCCAACGGCTCATTACTGCGCGCGGTTGGTCTATCGCCGCCGAGTTCGTGGATAACGATGTGTCGGCAACGAGCCGCAAGCCGCGACCGCAATTCGACGCGATGATGCGTCGAGTGGACGAGGGTGACTTCGACGTGATCGTGGCGCGCCACATGGACCGCCTTCTACGTCGCGTATCCGAACTGGAAAGCGTCTTAGAGCGCTGCGAGCGACACAAGACGTACATAGTCACGGCCGCCGATAGCGTCGACACGTCAACGGATGCAGGCAGATTGGTGGCCCGCATCCTCTCGTCGGTTGCTCAGGGAGAAGTCGAACGCAAGGGCGCCCGCCAGCGTTCGGCCGTCCAACAGGCCGCAGAGCAAGGCCGTTGGGTTGGTGGTCGCAGAGCCTTCGGGTACGAGCCGGATGGCGTCACCGTGCGCGAGAACGAGGCCGCACTAATCAGGCAGGGCTACGCGGCGGTCCTTGCGGGGGACTCACTCGCCGAAATCGCGCGCTGCTGGGATGCCGCCGGTTTCATCACGACCCAGGGCGGGCCGTGGCAACGGCAAGCTGTGAAAGACGTTCTCACCAACCCGCGCAACGCCGGAATGCGCCGACACCGGCCGCAAGAGGATCGTCGCGCGATCCGGCAGAACCCCGAATTGGGGATCACCGGACGGGCGAAGTGGCCCGCCATCGTGGACGAAACCACCTGGCGCGCCGCAGTTCGGATTCTGTGCGACCCTTCGCGGCGCAGGCCCAACGGTGCTAAGCGACTGCTGACCGGTGTGGCCGTCTGCGGGGTGTGCGAGGCCCCGGTTCACGGGGGCGCCGCCGCCAGACCTGGTACGGCGACGTATAGATGCACCAGTGGCCGGCACGTCTCCCGCATGGCGGACCCGGTGGACGAGTACGTCACCGAAGTCACTCTGGACAGGCTCACTCAACCGGACGCCGCCCAACTGTGGACGCCCGAACTGGCCGACGCTAAAGCACTGATGGCCGAGGCGGACACGTTGCGGCGGCGGCGCAGCGACATCGATCAGGACTACGCGGACGGCATCCTCTCGCCTGCGCGATTCCGCGCGATGAACGGGCGCGTAGCTTCCCGGCTAGCCGATGTGGAGGCGCAGATTGCGACGGCGGGCCAGTCGTCGCCGCTTGCCATCGTCGCCGCCGAGAACGTACGTGCGACTTGGGCAACGCTGTCGAATGCTCAGCGCCGCGGGATCATCGCCTCACTGATGACGCCAGTCCTGCACCTGCCTGGACGGGGTACCCGAACGTTCAGACCCGAGACGGTCGAAATCCGGTGGAGGGTGCCTGTCTGA
- a CDS encoding KOW domain-containing RNA-binding protein, translating into MKVGDRVRIERDENRYLSKGTWLQFRGQTGTVVEINEDRKRPHLTEYGVAFGRVRRRPDGSLHGDDVTTWFKPYELVVTVALAPQRHADGTDAPGWGWCGDGHQH; encoded by the coding sequence ATGAAGGTAGGCGACCGAGTCCGCATCGAGCGCGACGAGAACCGCTATCTGTCGAAGGGCACCTGGCTCCAATTCCGCGGCCAGACCGGAACCGTGGTGGAGATCAACGAGGACCGCAAGCGTCCGCACCTGACGGAGTACGGGGTGGCGTTCGGAAGGGTGCGTAGAAGGCCGGACGGCTCGCTTCACGGCGATGACGTCACGACATGGTTCAAGCCGTACGAGCTTGTGGTGACGGTGGCGCTGGCCCCTCAGCGCCACGCTGACGGCACAGACGCACCGGGGTGGGGGTGGTGCGGTGACGGGCATCAGCACTGA